The following nucleotide sequence is from Aedes aegypti strain LVP_AGWG chromosome 3, AaegL5.0 Primary Assembly, whole genome shotgun sequence.
TTCGAtcacagttgcactggttttgtgttctgtaataccttggacagacatctgatacatataccatggtacaagttgtcaagaaaattgttccaaggctatcttgaatgaagacaattatcagtatggaatccatttcaagataattgtaccatGGTACTTATACCACAAGTGTCGAGGTAGccacattcacatttttcactGTTGGATTGTTCAACGGCCtgatcacaaatttcataacgctgaagggggtgggtgggtgtcatcgaaatgttacagctcatacaaaattcgtaaaaatatgtatataaaaagcgttacgagggggtggttGGGTgccgaaaatgaccatttttggcgttatgaaatttgttcaCAGACCCCAAGGGCTGCGACGTCTTCATGTGTAGAAAACGCttagaaaaatctcaaaaataatcTGACAACGGAGGAAactaatctgtcattttgtaaaattttgtccGGACCactaattttaattgaaaattcaaaaaatcagaaaattgtttttttttttatgttttattacAACATTATCAATGTTGGTAAAGTGGTAAAAACATTTCAGTGTGCATCAGTGGCGAAAAATGGTACTATAAATACATATCCGTGACATGAACCATATCAAATCTAGTGTACAGCCCTTGCTGCTAGGTGTCGCCTCCAGACAATGAAAAGAATTGGTATTAAAAGATTCAAATACAACTAAGCAAAGAGAAACGAAATGTGAACGCAGCACGAAAACCAAAAAACGAAAGGCACCGAACACGCAAAAAGGGGGAAGGATATACTAAGAACTTtctcaaataataaaaaaaaaactacgctAAATTATGCATATTTACATTGAGATGTATTTTTAAACTTAAGAATTAACAATATGTTCCGCAGAAGTCGTTCTGCAGAAGCTTTACTTGTCCAATGTACATACAAAAGAGTTCAATCGGCTGATACagttaaaaacttaaaaattaacGCTATGAAATAGAGATCGAACGGGGaggaaacaaaataaattaaagaaaaaCGTTAGATATCTATGAAACAGGGAATAATAGTTCAATTAATTTACCAATCGTTGGTAGGGCTGTCCTTTGCCCAGTTGTGCTCCTCCCCGTGCAGAGGTGATTAtcagctgctgctgctgttgttgttgttgttgctgacCTTGCGATGCCGGTTGTATCGTCAGTCCAGATCGCCCGTTCAGGTTCAGGGTCTGCACGGTGGTAATTTTCGGCGTGGTGATATGCTGCTGGGTTGTCGTCAGCTTATTGTTGATCACAGTGGATGGCTTCGAGGCAATCGCATTGCTCGGTAGGTTGAACTGGCTCTGGGTGCAGTGGTTCATATGCGTTGCCCAGTGTTGCTGTTGACAAGGATAATCACAGTAGGACGTATTCCAGCAACAGTAGAACAGCGCTTCCTTGCCACAGTTCACACACCACTGCTTCTTCTTGGCTTCCTCCACAGAGCGAATCCTCTCCAACTCGCACTGCTTGCGAACCTCGTTGATAATGCGCGTCTTTTCCACTTCCATGTTTTTGCGCATCTCGCACAACACCAGGTCGGAATTGTGCTTCAGTTTGGTGATTTCCTGTTGGTGGCAGTGTTTGAGCTTCTCTATCTCTAGTTCCAGGACCTTAACCTTGGCCTCCAGGGCACCGCTGTTATTGGACAAATCGGACAACGTGTCCTCGATCACAGACCTGAAGAAATCCGCCATCTAGAAATAACGAGACGCATTAGAAAACTGatccaataaaaaaacattctgCTGACGGAAGATTTGAAGCTACCTGCAGCAATAAAACAGTGAGGTAGGGCGGGACAAGTGAGCTTATTTTACGAGTGAGGTGAAGTAAGAATTAACGCTTTTCCATAGCTGGTGACAATACTCGAGTCGAGTATTATTGTCATCTCTCTATATGAGGCCGACTATTCTCACCTCATTCACTTGTAGAACAAGCCCAAAGATCGATATGATGAATCGATATTTACAGGATACACTGATGGGAATGTTTATAattgcttaatttagttttaccaaattgggATGATAGTTTTGACTAACACAAAACCCAGAACTATAGGTATAAGAAATGATTGTAATGATACTAATGATTaaaatgatattaaaaaaagCTTGAGCACAATTTACTACATACCTTGTAGGAATTATTTATCAATATTTGAGATACAGGGCCAGCCCCGGAAGGGTAGACACAGTCTCCCTCGGAACGCAGTGCTCCACTCGGCCGAGACTGCAATTTCGGCGGCGTAGACACAATAGTTTCCGTAACCGCCGCAGCCAGATTGGGCGTGATGAAACCAGCCATCATGTGTTCTCCTTCGTCCGATCTTCCCGCCGCAGACGACGATTGTTCATTGTTCGGCGTTATTGGGTTAGATTGGCCGGAGAATGTTGCTTGGGGAGTTGAATTCGTTGCAGTAGGTTCACCGCTGCTGACAGGCGTGGTGGATGGTTGCTGCTGTTGTAGTGCACCATTCGATTGATCAGATCGTCCAGCTTGATCATTGGTCATAGGAAGTGGACTTGGAATGTGAACCATATGCATCATACTGCCGCCGCTGTTCCTACCAACGGGGAAGTTATTCGTTCCAGATGTTCCTGGAATAGTTGTAGTTCTCTTCATCGCCACCTGTGATGGTTGGATAGAGTTTGTTTGCCCAAGAGGTGGCTTACGCGCCTTTGCGTGGATGATAATTGGCGCCTTGGGTGTTATTTTCTGTGGGACTTTCGATTTGTCGACAGGCGTTAGGACTACTGGCTGTCCGTTGTTGTTATACACCGCATTGGCTCTGGGTGCAGTCTGGTTCGTGAGTTGGTTGATATTTCGAACCATGATCCTGTTGCTAGTACGTATTAAGACTTGGTTTGCATTTTCTGTCGGCTGATTGGTATGCGGGAGAGCTTGGTTTACGGAGGCTTGGTCAGCATTACCATGCGAGGATTCCTCATCGGATACAGGCTCCGATTTGATTGGTAATAATGGTAAGGATGTGCCTGTGGACGAATTATCGTTCAAATTCGCTGTCAATGTGACCGAGCTGTTACTAGTGTTTGCAGGTGATGGTTCCACTGTATTGCTAGTAGCGGATGGTTCACTAGGAGGTGGTGGTTCTTCTTCAGTTGGTTCGGTTTTAATGTCGTCTGCTGCCAGTGGAATCAAAGGCAACAAATTCAACCTGTTTGATCCAGGTGCTTCTACAATCTTAGTCGCTTCATTGACCTTTGAAGCGACCTCTTGTTCCGCCGGGATGCAAACTGGAGCAGTTGCCGATTCCTGTGGATCCTTCTCATCCGGTTTAGGAATTGAGCTGCCGTTATTTTCCGCTACAGGCTCCTCCTTACTCTCCGTTTCTTTCGGAGTTTCCTCTTTATCAGACACGGTGTCTGATGATTTAGTAACTGTATTTGCCTTTTTCCCAGCCGGTACAGTTTTCCAGCTGTCCGATTCTCGCTGTAGCACTACGGATTCAATCTTACTCTGCTTAGGTTCTTTGACATCCCCAACAGGAGTACTCGTTTTGCGCTTCTTACTGGAATAGCACTTGGGAGCCGGAGCCGGTTCAGAAGCAGTTGAGCTACCATCTTCATCCTTGGGTTTGTTTGCCAGACTCGACCGGATACGGCTGCTCTTTTTTCGCGGTTCTTGCGGTGACTCCGGACTTACTTCTTTAGGCTTTGACTCGTCAGTACTCACGCATACACTTCTACGCTTTCTTGTCGCGTAAGTTCGCGCAGCAGTTGACACAGGATCTGGAGTGCCAACTGAGTTTCGAATCTCCTCTTTGACTTGCGTGGACTGCGGCCGGTCCTTAGAAGATGGAACTTCGAATGAATTCATTTCTGCAGTGGATATTTTTTCTGGGCTGCCAAAAATGACTTCCTTCACCTTTTCCGGGGAGATGCTTTCTCTTTGTCTGGCTTTCGGTGTGGATGTTGTCGGAGGATTCGGCGATACAGGCGACACCGACAGCAAGTTATCAGCGGTTTTGATTATCTTTAGCATCAACTTGGTTTTATGAGAATCTCCATTTTCAACTATTTTCCGCAACACTCCCGGAATCATTGCTTCCAAGTGTTCGTCGAGCTTTCCCGGTTCCATTGGCGTTCTAAAATCCGCATAACAAAAGCATCCAAATTTCTTTTTCAGCTTGGAAATATACGTGTCAGCCTCTCGCATACACTCAGCCATGTTTGCCCGACGTTGCTGCTTCGTGTTGGGATCCTTATCACAGAAGAGAAAGCAATCCTTGATCGGCACCCAAGCTCGATCGTGATCACCGAAGAATCGAACATCTGCCAGTTGATTCACGTTCACCGACATGAGTTTTGCCGGCCAGAATGGGAAACCTTTCAACTTGGCCCACACCAGCAGATGAGGCTTACTGCAAACTTCGGTGAACCACGTTTTGCACGTATTGGCGTTGAAGTAGCATTCGTTGCAAGCTTCGATTTCGTTTATTTCCTGCTTGCAGATTTTCATCAATCCCTTTGCAATTGAAAGCAATTTACTATtcactgaaattgaaaagagGGTAATATATTATTATCTGcacgtacagtattggacatttGTACCTATTATTGTTTTCCATACAACATAGTCATCTTTAGCCATTTCGATCTGAGTTATTTATGAATTGATTTCagtgaaatattcacagttcTTCAGGCATAACGTGAGtaacaacatatatttttgagtgatttttccaatcacgagttcaaaagcaataacgGATTGACTGAAGAGATTCTTTTGACAAAATTTATCTGCCcgtactcgcataacagtctcatTTACATAGGAAATCCTATAgaaaatgggactgttatgcgagtatgggcagttatGCATTCAGATAACTTAaaaattgaaggaatagcttcacgGTCACGGTGCTCCCtaaaccgttattatcaaaaagAAATCCCCATCAAatttgtgctcaccagtcgttgtATATGGCTAAGCTGCATGACTGCTTcgaagttacgcccttatgatgatccacaaattcaaagaaaacgGGGTTTCATTAATTTTCTAATGCCCCGCCTTTAGTAATTTCGTGAATTTTCTCAAAggtctaaaatcaaaattattttatttttggcttaaacctcaTGGTCATAACACGTATATTGGAAAAgttttatacgattttttgaacttgtattttgaaaaattgtatagtTTTATAACCTACAGATGTCTGGGTATATTTTAACGTGTAATACACAAATTtctacattttatatttttctacaataaacctgtcacagaagaagagcctggtgaaattggaataatttcaaattagttTTTCCGTTAgatacacggaaaacaaaacatcCTTAAAAGTGCCGTTTAAAATCGGTacccagaagaggcttcaagaagaAATTAAATAGGATAGGGAAGTTCAAAAATAAAGTATACTTACTTAGCTTTATTTCGTTCAAGAaatgtaaagaaattccttgactgaatgggtcaagaaatttccaccAGGAAGGGGGCTTCCTGTACATCTCTTCTTCATTGcttactgcgatcagaaaaatgtgattttctggaccatttctgagACCATGCcatgcccagcgcacccttccggctttcgcaaccttctggatactgggttcgccgtagagcctagcgagctcgtggttcattctccaccgccacacaccgttcttctGCATCCGCCAaatatcgtcctaagcacccttcgttcgaacactccaagtgcttgcagttCCTCTTCCaccatggtccatgcttcatgtccatagtcTTATAagtgttttgtacatggtacatttggtgcggggatgaatctcgaccgcagcttcttctgaagcccatagtaggcgcgattcccaagtaacaatttagattctaactgcctttatttatttttatgaaagttttatCGTAGATTTGCATATTCTTGTAGGtttcatagtaattttcatcCAGTAGAAATGATCTTGAACCGTTTTTGGTTTTAAATACTTTTTCAAGAACACTTCGGCTACATCACATAAAACTTCGTTTTCAATAAGAACAAGTGACCTTGGCAACAGTTTTATGAAACTCTCGTACTTATCTGTAAGAACGCGCTCGAGCGAGAGTAAGAACTCTTGGCCGAGAACATCATAAATTTTTCAACGCACTAATATGTACATTATTGATTGTATTATTATGAATCCTATCGTTTATGGATCGCCTTGCGTGGATTTTCGATCTGTTCTTCACGGAAGTCGTTGTTGAACTTACGGCGCACAACTTATTAATAACACAAATAACCAGTTTCAGTGGTCTTCATCCTCTTGGCCATGATATAGGAGCGGAACTGGACCACTGGACACCTCCTTGTAAGGTGGACTTCTGGATGTGGTTAAATGTCCGATTGATTTTCCTGCTCAACATCTGGGCCTTATTAAGAAGTTATCCACAGCTGAAAATACTTACCTTTAAGCGTTTTGTAGCTTTAATTTTAATGCCGTAACATAATCTAGCATGAACGCTTTTCTCCAAAAATGAAAAGTGTAAAtaaacaaacgtcaaaatgtGCTTCCCTTGAATAAAACGAACGAATCTTATCACGTTCTTCAAGAAGATCAGTTTGTCTTCATCAAGATCGCCTTAAGCCAAAGAACTCTCAAGTGATATTTGTTACGCTTGCCCGAGTTCAGCAAAATTTATCATGGTTCTATTATGGTGTTGAGTAAAACTACCGCCATGATTGTAATTATCGATTCTTTGGCAAGGGAGCCATGATGGGAGATTCCATGTATCCTGtattgttcaacattttcgggcaccaaattgatgaaattgtttccctaaaaattcaattttgttgAGGCGCATTATGCGTTTCGGGTGTTTCTTGCATGATATTCACGATGTAATAAGCGTGACAACCGAAAACACAGGAGGGTATCGAAAAAAACGGAAAGTTATCATCACATATGTTTTAAtttgcattttgttttattattgatCGATAATTCAATGGAGAAGTATTTATAAATTCGTTAGCCAAACCAACATGAAAAACATATTGTGAGTTTAACTTGTCTTGAGAACTACTTGTGGAAGGTTTATGGAAGTGTTGAGGATTGTCATAAGTGATGATTACAAGTTTTAAGAGATACTTGACAGTTGCTCTCCAACACCGTCTCTAGTATGGGCCACTTTAGTCTTATGAGAGGTTTATCATTGGCATAGTGTAGGTTTGTAGAATTACTGGTTTTATTTCTAGTTTTATATAATTGGTGTAagagaatacttcaagaataGCATAAAATCAACTTTGCTACTTGGgtttccactgatgatgcgtctccgtatatcgttgttatcagccgttaaggccgcacgggacgtcatcataatcaccctatccatttcaagaagcaagtcccaagaaccactccatatatcgatgcgaaaatgtatcactatgattctatatatgtagagcacaacccgataaattttcagctccatcggttcactaaacctcaagatttgcttccacaaagttttgatgataattgttagagtgagacgaaagatagggaaaataacacggtctcccgtgtcctcttaacaaggatccgaggtagacgaacttatCAACCACCTCAtgtatcttcttcttcctctcgGCATtaccgtcctcactgggacagagcctgcttctcagcttagtgttcttatgagcacttccacagttattaactgcgagctttcattgccaaagttgccattttcgcattcgtatatcgtgtggcaagtacgatgatactctatgcccagggaagtcaaggaaatttccattacgaaaagatcctggaccgaccgggaatcgaacccagacaccttcagcatggctttgctttatagccg
It contains:
- the LOC5572556 gene encoding protein kinase C-binding protein 1 isoform X2, whose amino-acid sequence is MSAINSDAGSTVPPIPKSIVTQAPTTSMIDCRNVYKISPTKPVVPNQQQQDIVKIRITKDDSGNGFGYTKTIVTSTQSTEGKTDNKPTPQKININLAQQPTFQLKTPQNKIVFVKMMPKMPQNGPQFVASQASRSSISPTTLAVARSVQGLRPIAHVSSHSNSNVTTQKSISPEKQKSTATKELAKTESDTSLSSTLTTVTSSSSFTTTSTETENGNEQTSSPTTADDKETDQSEENQSQSIEESDQHDDHDDSASTGNVKMSREMRCLKASQSSSKILTEFMLNSASSEKLRKRCRSRGEGEDSRSCGSLTPTSQKRYSVSGREDDDLDESKGSPSSCTKRAGMRSANAEFSMKQKKFLSSIHHNSDGSDNSDNEGDRSNASKGAKKGVEMPVPPRAPKLGWDKFCWRCKTCEPGLETCSGCIRCFHPVCLKLNPAFFIVEKKWNCPECIKAEAQTDGANEKPSKDVKLKQDSLTISLKFTMKRMLQLKGSAILNPLDKEHFPNYDAYVTKHIDLTTLQKNVVEQKYQTTDAFQADVNWILHNASIYPLNSKLLSIAKGLMKICKQEINEIEACNECYFNANTCKTWFTEVCSKPHLLVWAKLKGFPFWPAKLMSVNVNQLADVRFFGDHDRAWVPIKDCFLFCDKDPNTKQQRRANMAECMREADTYISKLKKKFGCFCYADFRTPMEPGKLDEHLEAMIPGVLRKIVENGDSHKTKLMLKIIKTADNLLSVSPVSPNPPTTSTPKARQRESISPEKVKEVIFGSPEKISTAEMNSFEVPSSKDRPQSTQVKEEIRNSVGTPDPVSTAARTYATRKRRSVCVSTDESKPKEVSPESPQEPRKKSSRIRSSLANKPKDEDGSSTASEPAPAPKCYSSKKRKTSTPVGDVKEPKQSKIESVVLQRESDSWKTVPAGKKANTVTKSSDTVSDKEETPKETESKEEPVAENNGSSIPKPDEKDPQESATAPVCIPAEQEVASKVNEATKIVEAPGSNRLNLLPLIPLAADDIKTEPTEEEPPPPSEPSATSNTVEPSPANTSNSSVTLTANLNDNSSTGTSLPLLPIKSEPVSDEESSHGNADQASVNQALPHTNQPTENANQVLIRTSNRIMVRNINQLTNQTAPRANAVYNNNGQPVVLTPVDKSKVPQKITPKAPIIIHAKARKPPLGQTNSIQPSQVAMKRTTTIPGTSGTNNFPVGRNSGGSMMHMVHIPSPLPMTNDQAGRSDQSNGALQQQQPSTTPVSSGEPTATNSTPQATFSGQSNPITPNNEQSSSAAGRSDEGEHMMAGFITPNLAAAVTETIVSTPPKLQSRPSGALRSEGDCVYPSGAGPVSQILINNSYKMADFFRSVIEDTLSDLSNNSGALEAKVKVLELEIEKLKHCHQQEITKLKHNSDLVLCEMRKNMEVEKTRIINEVRKQCELERIRSVEEAKKKQWCVNCGKEALFYCCWNTSYCDYPCQQQHWATHMNHCTQSQFNLPSNAIASKPSTVINNKLTTTQQHITTPKITTVQTLNLNGRSGLTIQPASQGQQQQQQQQQQLIITSARGGAQLGKGQPYQRLR
- the LOC5572556 gene encoding protein kinase C-binding protein 1 isoform X1; this encodes MSAINSDAGSTVPPIPKSIVTQAPTTSMIDCRNVYKISPTKPVVPNQQQQDIVKIRITKDDSGNGFGYTKTIVTSTQSTEGKTDNKPTPQKININLAQQPTFQLKTPQNKIVFVKMMPKMPQNGPQFVASQASRSSISPTTLAVARSVQGLRPIAHVSSHSNSNVTTQKSISPEKQKSTATKELAKTESDTSLSSTLTTVTSSSSFTTTSTETENGNEQTSSPTTADDKETDQSEENQSQSIEESDQHDDHDDSASTGNVKMSREMRCLKASQSSSKILTEFMLNSASSEKLRKRCRSRGEGEDSRSCGSLTPTSQKRYSVSGREDDDLDESKGSPSSCTKRAGMRSANAEFSMKQKKFLSSIHHNSDGSDNSDNEGDRSNASKGAKKGVEMPVPPRAPKLGWDKFCWRCKTCEPGLETCSGCIRCFHPVCLKLNPAFFIVEKKWNCPECIKAEAQTDGANEKPSKDVKLKQDSLTISLKFTMKRMLQLKGSAILNPLDKEHFPNYDAYVTKHIDLTTLQKNVVEQKYQTTDAFQADVNWILHNASIYPLNSKLLSIAKGLMKICKQEINEIEACNECYFNANTCKTWFTEVCSKPHLLVWAKLKGFPFWPAKLMSVNVNQLADVRFFGDHDRAWVPIKDCFLFCDKDPNTKQQRRANMAECMREADTYISKLKKKFGCFCYADFRTPMEPGKLDEHLEAMIPGVLRKIVENGDSHKTKLMLKIIKTADNLLSVSPVSPNPPTTSTPKARQRESISPEKVKEVIFGSPEKISTAEMNSFEVPSSKDRPQSTQVKEEIRNSVGTPDPVSTAARTYATRKRRSVCVSTDESKPKEVSPESPQEPRKKSSRIRSSLANKPKDEDGSSTASEPAPAPKCYSSKKRKTSTPVGDVKEPKQSKIESVVLQRESDSWKTVPAGKKANTVTKSSDTVSDKEETPKETESKEEPVAENNGSSIPKPDEKDPQESATAPVCIPAEQEVASKVNEATKIVEAPGSNRLNLLPLIPLAADDIKTEPTEEEPPPPSEPSATSNTVEPSPANTSNSSVTLTANLNDNSSTGTSLPLLPIKSEPVSDEESSHGNADQASVNQALPHTNQPTENANQVLIRTSNRIMVRNINQLTNQTAPRANAVYNNNGQPVVLTPVDKSKVPQKITPKAPIIIHAKARKPPLGQTNSIQPSQVAMKRTTTIPGTSGTNNFPVGRNSGGSMMHMVHIPSPLPMTNDQAGRSDQSNGALQQQQPSTTPVSSGEPTATNSTPQATFSGQSNPITPNNEQSSSAAGRSDEGEHMMAGFITPNLAAAVTETIVSTPPKLQSRPSGALRSEGDCVYPSGAGPVSQILINNSYKMADFFRSVIEDTLSDLSNNSGALEAKVKVLELEIEKLKHCHQQEITKLKHNSDLVLCEMRKNMEVEKTRIINEVRKQCELERIRSVEEAKKKQWCVNCGKEALFYCCWNTSYCDYPCQQQHWATHMNHCTQSQFNLPSNAIASKPSTVINNKLTTTQQHITTPKITTVQTLNLNGRSGLTIQPASQGQQQQQQQQQQLIITSARGGAQLGKGQPYQRLMLNPASAGPPAYTFVSSSQGRWPAAGTLTASIGTMDQQKVPTASPTPVGILASSSVMAAAVSGGVLGRPSSVKAAGGEKIVVGAK